One region of Marivirga arenosa genomic DNA includes:
- the priA gene encoding replication restart helicase PriA, which produces MSQLSLNTVEEDSLEKTFFVQVLLPIPVPKTFTYRVARNSENQIQVGVRVIVPFGKKKIISGIITDVHHNAPEDYEAKYVLEVLDDYPIISNQQLKLFGWIAQYYMATEGEVLNVGLPSGLKLSSESKIQLNPAFNKEDSPHIFSEIESVVINVLEKEGLLSYQQLLEITNTKQISYLIKELLNKQVIILIEQIQERYKPKTEKRLRLKKEWLEEAKLNSLMQELDKKPKQLDVLLKYLQSVPIFNEIDKNEEGIPKSLLKEESFSISSINTLIKNKIFEEFEIIVSRLDYLNRQEFIDHEITLSEAQEKCRSEINDIFNKKDVALLHGITGSGKTEIYLSLIKEVIESGSQALFLLPEIAITTQMIQRVRKIFGDQVGIYHSKFSDAERVEVWKGVAEGKINFVIGVRSSILLPFNNLSLLVVDEEHESSYKQFDPAPRYHARDTAVVLAKIHQAKLILGSATPSYESYYNALNGKYGLTQLTERFGEGKMPEIQVIDMKKQKAKKLVKDDFSHVFLTALEEEISKGNQAIIFQNRRGYAPYLQCETCGWIAECENCSVSLTYHMHQHELKCHYCGYKQKSPNACLNCESSALVMKGFGTEKIEDDLKLQLSDVKIQRMDRDTTKKKYSYNQIIEAFESGETQILIGTQMVTKGLDFEKVSLVGIVDADRMMYYPDFRAHERAFQMMLQVSGRAGRTNKDGKVLIQSFQHKHPLFDYLLKYDYEGFYQLQLNERQAFFYPPFCRLIKIILKGSESQNVYQSATMLYESLVIQLGNQRVLAPHEPLISKIRNIYHMEIWIKLEKGYPLESTKEGIKSIVEKLNENAHFRKIRVIYDVDPQ; this is translated from the coding sequence ATGAGTCAACTTAGCTTGAATACGGTTGAGGAAGATAGTTTAGAAAAAACTTTCTTTGTACAAGTATTATTACCAATACCTGTACCAAAAACTTTTACATATAGAGTAGCGAGAAATAGCGAAAATCAGATTCAAGTTGGAGTTAGAGTAATTGTCCCTTTTGGAAAAAAGAAAATCATAAGCGGAATTATTACTGATGTTCATCATAATGCCCCTGAAGATTATGAGGCAAAATATGTTTTAGAAGTACTCGATGATTATCCTATCATCAGCAATCAACAATTAAAGCTTTTTGGATGGATTGCTCAATATTATATGGCAACTGAAGGAGAAGTTTTAAATGTAGGCTTGCCATCAGGGCTAAAATTAAGTAGTGAATCAAAAATCCAATTAAACCCTGCTTTTAACAAAGAAGACTCCCCTCATATTTTCAGTGAAATAGAGAGTGTGGTAATTAATGTATTGGAAAAAGAAGGCCTACTCTCCTATCAGCAATTGCTTGAAATAACAAATACAAAGCAAATCAGCTATTTAATTAAAGAATTGCTTAATAAACAGGTCATCATTTTAATAGAGCAAATACAAGAACGTTACAAACCCAAAACTGAAAAGAGACTAAGGTTAAAAAAAGAATGGCTAGAAGAAGCCAAACTTAATTCTCTTATGCAGGAATTGGATAAAAAACCTAAGCAATTAGATGTTCTTTTAAAATACCTTCAATCTGTCCCTATTTTCAATGAAATAGATAAAAATGAGGAAGGCATCCCAAAAAGTCTTTTAAAAGAAGAAAGCTTTTCAATTTCTTCCATTAATACATTAATAAAAAATAAAATATTTGAAGAATTTGAAATCATCGTTTCAAGATTAGATTACCTAAACAGACAAGAATTTATTGATCATGAGATTACGTTAAGTGAAGCACAAGAAAAATGTAGATCAGAGATCAATGATATATTTAACAAAAAGGATGTGGCGCTTCTTCATGGTATTACGGGCAGTGGTAAAACTGAAATTTATCTTTCCCTTATTAAAGAAGTAATTGAAAGTGGATCGCAAGCTTTATTTTTATTGCCCGAAATAGCGATCACCACCCAAATGATCCAAAGGGTGAGAAAAATTTTTGGTGATCAAGTGGGTATTTATCATTCTAAATTCTCTGATGCAGAGCGCGTGGAAGTATGGAAAGGTGTAGCAGAAGGAAAGATTAATTTTGTAATTGGTGTTCGCTCATCCATTTTACTTCCATTCAACAATCTATCATTGCTTGTAGTAGATGAGGAGCATGAAAGCAGTTATAAGCAGTTTGATCCTGCCCCACGGTATCATGCACGTGATACCGCTGTAGTTTTAGCTAAAATTCATCAGGCTAAACTTATTTTAGGTTCTGCAACACCTTCCTATGAAAGCTATTATAATGCTTTAAATGGCAAATATGGCTTAACGCAGTTAACTGAAAGATTTGGTGAGGGAAAAATGCCGGAAATTCAGGTAATTGATATGAAAAAACAAAAGGCTAAAAAGTTGGTGAAAGATGACTTTAGCCATGTATTTTTAACTGCTCTTGAGGAAGAAATTAGTAAAGGTAATCAAGCCATTATATTTCAAAACAGAAGAGGTTATGCACCCTATTTACAATGCGAAACCTGCGGATGGATAGCAGAGTGTGAAAATTGCTCGGTGAGTCTAACCTATCATATGCATCAACATGAGCTTAAATGCCATTATTGTGGTTATAAACAAAAAAGCCCTAATGCTTGCTTAAACTGTGAATCTAGTGCATTGGTTATGAAAGGCTTTGGTACTGAAAAAATAGAAGATGATCTAAAACTGCAACTATCTGATGTTAAAATCCAAAGAATGGATAGAGATACTACCAAAAAGAAATATTCCTATAATCAAATCATAGAAGCCTTTGAAAGTGGTGAAACTCAAATTTTGATAGGTACGCAAATGGTCACAAAAGGGCTGGATTTTGAAAAGGTGAGTTTGGTTGGAATTGTAGATGCAGATAGAATGATGTATTATCCTGATTTTAGAGCCCATGAACGTGCATTTCAGATGATGCTTCAAGTTAGTGGAAGAGCTGGAAGAACTAATAAAGATGGAAAAGTTTTAATTCAAAGCTTTCAGCATAAACATCCTCTTTTTGATTATCTATTAAAATATGATTATGAGGGTTTTTATCAACTACAGTTAAATGAAAGACAAGCTTTCTTCTACCCACCTTTCTGTAGATTAATTAAAATCATTTTAAAGGGATCGGAATCTCAGAATGTTTATCAATCTGCTACAATGCTCTATGAATCCTTGGTAATTCAGCTAGGAAATCAAAGAGTGTTAGCTCCACACGAACCACTTATTTCTAAAATTAGAAATATTTATCATATGGAAATATGGATCAAATTAGAAAAAGGATATCCCTTAGAATCAACAAAAGAGGGGATAAAATCTATTGTTGAAAAACTTAATGAAAATGCACATTTCAGAAAGATTAGAGTTATTTATGATGTAGATCCTCAATAA
- a CDS encoding thioredoxin domain-containing protein: MPKPNKLIHETSPYLLQHAYNPVEWQAWNEEALNRARAEDKPILLSIGYAACHWCHVMEHESFEDNEVANVMNENYICIKLDREERPDIDQIYMDAIQNMGLNGGWPLNVFLMPDQKPFYGGTYFPKHKWLEILDKVAIAFQNSRKQLAESADKFSKALNVSEVEKLNLGINKDHNFDNSVLIQAYQKLSESFDWDNGGTLGAPKFPMPVIWQFLTQYAFHSKNPEAKKALELTLESMADGGIYDQIGGGFARYSVDAEWFAPHFEKMLYDNGQLISLYADAYRFTKNPYFKEVFEDSIKFMVRELMDPNCRFYSALDADSEGVEGKFYTWTYNELKNHINENEEPVLKFLNVEKEGNWENGVNILFRHTSIESFCKAENLDSSNFKETFNSVKDKLLDQREERIRPALDDKILTGWNALQLKGLCDAYKAHKDEKYKAIALDNFVFLSEFVWDGTLLYRSFKNDQAKIKAYLEDYALTIQALISLFEITSDLKVLNFAEKLANYTIENFYDEKEKLFFYTDKNSETLIARKKEIFDNVIPSSNSIMIQNLHWLGILKGNSAFTDISNEMLKQTQHLIAREPKFLSNWASAFILKSYPCYDVVIVGKDAKKIQRELWQHYLPNAFCMAIEEENNDELVWKGKEIINTKTSIYVCENNACQYPVFTSEDAIALLSK, from the coding sequence ATGCCAAAACCCAATAAGCTTATCCACGAAACGAGCCCGTATCTATTACAACATGCCTACAATCCGGTTGAATGGCAGGCATGGAATGAAGAAGCTTTAAATCGAGCTAGAGCGGAAGATAAACCTATTTTATTAAGTATTGGCTATGCTGCTTGTCACTGGTGCCACGTAATGGAGCATGAAAGTTTTGAAGATAATGAGGTAGCTAATGTGATGAATGAAAACTATATCTGTATTAAGCTAGATAGAGAAGAAAGGCCCGATATAGACCAGATTTACATGGATGCCATTCAAAATATGGGGTTAAATGGCGGCTGGCCTCTGAATGTATTTCTAATGCCTGATCAAAAACCTTTTTATGGTGGTACTTATTTTCCTAAGCATAAATGGCTTGAGATATTAGATAAAGTAGCCATAGCCTTTCAAAATAGTAGAAAGCAGTTAGCTGAATCGGCAGATAAATTCTCGAAAGCACTAAATGTATCTGAAGTAGAAAAGCTAAACCTCGGTATAAATAAAGATCATAATTTTGATAATAGCGTGTTGATTCAGGCCTATCAAAAGCTTAGTGAAAGCTTTGATTGGGATAATGGAGGTACCTTAGGAGCTCCTAAATTTCCAATGCCAGTTATATGGCAATTTTTAACTCAATATGCTTTTCACAGCAAAAACCCTGAAGCTAAAAAAGCATTGGAATTAACATTAGAATCAATGGCTGATGGAGGAATCTATGATCAGATTGGTGGTGGTTTTGCTCGCTATTCTGTTGATGCGGAATGGTTTGCTCCTCATTTTGAGAAAATGTTATATGACAACGGGCAATTGATAAGTTTATATGCAGATGCTTATAGGTTCACTAAAAACCCATATTTCAAAGAAGTATTTGAAGACAGTATAAAATTCATGGTAAGAGAACTGATGGATCCTAATTGCAGATTCTATTCCGCTCTCGATGCCGATTCTGAAGGTGTTGAAGGGAAGTTCTATACCTGGACTTATAATGAGCTTAAAAATCATATAAATGAAAATGAAGAGCCTGTTTTAAAATTTCTCAATGTTGAAAAAGAAGGTAATTGGGAGAATGGAGTTAATATTCTTTTTCGACATACTTCCATTGAGTCTTTTTGCAAAGCTGAAAACTTGGACAGTTCTAACTTTAAAGAAACCTTCAATAGCGTTAAAGATAAATTATTAGATCAAAGAGAGGAAAGAATAAGACCAGCATTAGATGATAAAATTCTAACTGGATGGAATGCTTTACAACTTAAAGGACTCTGTGATGCCTATAAAGCTCACAAGGACGAAAAGTACAAAGCAATTGCACTCGACAACTTTGTTTTCTTAAGTGAATTCGTATGGGATGGAACTTTGCTTTATAGAAGCTTTAAAAATGATCAAGCGAAAATTAAAGCGTATTTAGAAGACTATGCCCTAACTATACAGGCTCTAATTTCTTTATTTGAAATCACATCGGATTTAAAGGTTCTCAATTTTGCTGAAAAGCTGGCAAACTATACGATTGAAAATTTTTATGATGAAAAGGAAAAATTATTCTTCTACACAGATAAAAATAGTGAAACTTTAATAGCCAGAAAAAAAGAGATTTTTGATAATGTAATTCCATCTTCTAATTCAATCATGATTCAAAATCTGCATTGGTTAGGGATTCTGAAAGGAAATTCTGCATTTACAGACATTTCGAATGAGATGTTAAAACAAACTCAACATCTAATAGCCCGAGAACCAAAATTCTTGTCAAATTGGGCTTCTGCTTTTATTTTAAAATCATACCCATGTTATGATGTAGTGATTGTGGGTAAAGATGCTAAAAAAATTCAAAGGGAATTGTGGCAACACTATTTACCTAATGCATTTTGCATGGCTATAGAGGAAGAAAATAATGATGAGTTGGTTTGGAAAGGTAAAGAAATTATTAATACTAAAACAAGTATATATGTTTGCGAAAATAATGCTTGTCAATATCCCGTTTTTACTTCCGAAGATGCTATAGCTTTACTAAGTAAATGA
- a CDS encoding GSCFA domain-containing protein, whose translation MELKTTIEIKPTEEKIHPHDRITSIGSCFADHIGSRFEEMKMDILSNPYGIIYNPISQMRLIKAALNDEDLREDHIIENRDIYNHLDAHSIFGKKNLIELKEGIREASAKLKDYLESSKVLILTFGTAWVYRYEKTQEIIANCHKLPSQNFNKELLELDEIISEVNATLKLLKEKNPDLRIILTVSPVRHIKDGIPENMLSKSILRLAAHKIKKSLEKTYYFPSFELMLDDLRDYRFYAEDMIHPNNVARNFIWQRFRETFFSEPLFAYCDKWQSIKNDLNHRVMNPGSEEHIQFLEALQKKLNRFSVMGNVEAEIEHVEKELENAKTQ comes from the coding sequence ATGGAATTAAAAACCACAATTGAAATAAAACCAACTGAGGAAAAAATACATCCTCATGATAGAATTACTTCCATAGGAAGTTGTTTTGCAGATCATATCGGAAGTCGATTTGAGGAAATGAAAATGGATATATTAAGTAATCCATATGGAATTATTTATAATCCCATTTCTCAAATGAGACTAATCAAAGCAGCTCTAAATGATGAGGATCTTAGAGAAGATCATATCATTGAAAACAGAGACATTTACAATCATTTAGATGCACATTCTATCTTCGGTAAGAAAAATCTTATAGAGCTCAAAGAGGGCATTAGAGAAGCTTCAGCAAAGCTAAAAGATTATTTAGAAAGTTCGAAAGTATTGATCTTAACCTTTGGAACAGCTTGGGTTTATAGATATGAGAAAACTCAGGAAATTATAGCTAACTGCCATAAGTTACCATCTCAAAATTTCAATAAGGAATTATTGGAGTTGGATGAAATTATCAGCGAAGTGAATGCCACGTTAAAACTCTTAAAAGAAAAAAATCCTGATTTAAGAATAATATTAACGGTTAGCCCAGTGCGGCATATTAAAGATGGTATACCAGAAAATATGTTAAGTAAATCCATCTTAAGATTAGCTGCTCATAAAATCAAAAAATCTTTAGAAAAGACCTATTATTTTCCATCTTTTGAATTAATGTTGGATGATTTAAGAGACTATAGGTTTTATGCTGAAGATATGATTCACCCTAACAATGTAGCTCGGAATTTTATTTGGCAACGGTTTAGAGAGACTTTCTTTTCAGAACCTTTGTTTGCGTATTGTGATAAATGGCAGTCGATAAAAAATGACTTAAACCACAGAGTGATGAACCCAGGATCAGAAGAGCATATTCAGTTTTTGGAAGCACTTCAAAAGAAATTAAATAGATTTTCAGTAATGGGAAATGTAGAAGCTGAAATTGAACATGTTGAAAAAGAATTAGAGAATGCCAAAACCCAATAA
- the pfkA gene encoding 6-phosphofructokinase, with the protein MKKVAIMTSGGDAPGMNACLRAAVRGAIYHGIEIYGIYRGYDGMIEGDIVKMNSHSVSNIIQKGGTILKSARSEEFKTKEGRKKAYDQLTKLGIEGLITIGGDGTFTGAKIFYDEYQIPTVGAPGTIDNDLYGTDYTIGFDTAVNTALGAIDKIRDTADSHNRLFFIEVMGRDSGYIAIRSGIGGGAELVMVPETSTSIKEVISTLQEGWARHKTSSIVVVAEGDEEGNAMEIAEKVKKKIAQKDIKVSILGHIQRGGSPSAQDRILASRLGLGAIEGLMKGKKNVMAGIINDKLVYTSFEDSITKNKPLNQELIHMVKVLSV; encoded by the coding sequence ATGAAGAAAGTAGCAATAATGACCTCCGGAGGTGATGCACCAGGAATGAATGCATGTTTAAGAGCGGCAGTACGAGGGGCCATCTATCATGGGATAGAGATTTACGGCATATATAGAGGTTATGACGGCATGATTGAAGGAGATATTGTAAAGATGAATTCTCATTCAGTAAGTAACATTATTCAAAAAGGAGGAACTATTCTTAAATCAGCAAGAAGTGAAGAGTTCAAAACCAAAGAAGGCCGTAAAAAAGCATATGATCAATTGACTAAATTAGGTATAGAAGGACTAATTACAATTGGTGGAGATGGCACCTTTACAGGAGCTAAAATTTTCTATGATGAATATCAAATTCCAACCGTAGGCGCTCCCGGAACTATAGATAATGATCTCTATGGTACTGATTATACTATTGGTTTCGATACAGCAGTTAATACTGCTTTAGGTGCAATTGATAAAATAAGAGATACTGCTGACTCTCATAATAGGCTATTCTTTATCGAAGTTATGGGGCGTGATTCTGGCTATATTGCTATCAGGTCGGGAATTGGCGGAGGAGCTGAATTAGTAATGGTTCCTGAAACTTCAACTAGCATAAAAGAGGTTATAAGCACTCTTCAAGAAGGCTGGGCTAGACATAAAACCTCATCTATTGTTGTGGTAGCAGAAGGAGATGAAGAAGGAAATGCCATGGAAATAGCTGAGAAGGTTAAAAAGAAAATTGCTCAGAAAGATATAAAAGTTTCAATTTTAGGCCATATACAAAGAGGTGGCTCTCCTAGTGCTCAAGATAGGATATTGGCTAGCCGTTTAGGATTAGGTGCAATAGAAGGCTTAATGAAGGGAAAGAAAAATGTTATGGCTGGCATAATAAATGACAAGTTAGTCTATACTTCATTTGAAGATAGTATTACTAAAAACAAACCCCTTAATCAGGAATTAATTCATATGGTAAAAGTGTTGAGCGTCTAA
- a CDS encoding DegT/DnrJ/EryC1/StrS family aminotransferase, which produces MTYDYIPFIKLNNQNQDLMSVLQKVVNKGVFMNGEYHQKFKLAFARYLNVENVILTANCTDSLEIILRSINISPNDEVITAAFSWYSDASVVKIVGAKLVFCDINPAHFMMDFNHLKSLINSNTKAIILPHLFGQVHPEIEAIASFCKENGILLIEDCAQAHGASLNEIKAGAFGDIAAFSFYPTKNLGALGDGGAIVTNDQDLAESCYLWANHGQIKRDEHIQLGRNSRMDELQAAILQSKLPDLDAENQKRIEFAKIYQDILRQLNGISLPIHSEGHVYHQFVIKTEKRDSLKSHLKNKGIETQIHYPNAISDMDVFDRSTSCPNATNIADIVLSLPIHPNHTKEEIKYVANAILTYFKT; this is translated from the coding sequence ATGACTTACGATTATATTCCATTCATAAAGTTGAATAATCAAAATCAGGATTTGATGTCAGTTTTACAAAAAGTTGTGAATAAAGGGGTGTTTATGAATGGTGAATATCATCAAAAATTTAAACTAGCATTTGCCAGGTATTTAAATGTAGAAAATGTAATCCTTACCGCTAATTGTACGGATTCTCTTGAGATCATTTTGAGAAGTATCAATATTTCACCTAATGATGAAGTTATTACTGCGGCATTTAGCTGGTATTCTGATGCTTCAGTTGTTAAAATTGTGGGTGCTAAATTGGTTTTTTGTGATATCAATCCAGCTCATTTTATGATGGATTTTAATCATTTAAAATCATTGATAAACTCTAACACTAAAGCTATAATTTTACCTCATTTATTCGGTCAAGTTCATCCTGAAATTGAAGCAATAGCTTCTTTTTGCAAAGAAAATGGAATCCTATTAATTGAGGATTGTGCTCAAGCACATGGGGCCAGTTTAAATGAAATTAAAGCTGGAGCCTTTGGTGATATAGCAGCATTCAGCTTTTATCCGACCAAAAATTTAGGAGCGTTAGGGGATGGGGGAGCTATTGTAACGAATGATCAAGATTTGGCAGAAAGTTGCTATCTGTGGGCCAATCATGGTCAAATAAAACGTGATGAACATATTCAGTTAGGCCGAAATAGTAGAATGGATGAGCTTCAAGCAGCAATTTTACAATCAAAATTACCAGACTTAGATGCTGAAAATCAAAAACGGATTGAGTTTGCAAAAATCTATCAAGATATATTAAGGCAATTAAATGGAATTTCATTGCCTATTCATTCAGAAGGTCATGTTTACCATCAGTTTGTAATTAAAACAGAAAAAAGAGATAGTCTAAAAAGCCACTTAAAGAATAAAGGTATAGAAACTCAAATTCACTATCCTAATGCAATTTCAGATATGGATGTTTTTGACCGTTCAACATCTTGTCCAAATGCAACTAATATAGCAGACATAGTATTGTCATTACCGATTCATCCCAATCACACAAAAGAAGAAATAAAATATGTAGCCAATGCCATTTTAACTTATTTTAAGACTTAA
- a CDS encoding lipopolysaccharide biosynthesis protein, which yields MGIIIKQSAYASVINYIGVAIGAFTTMIVFPKFLTQEELGLFRAVISMAIILSPFAQLGLPRSTLRYFPRFNTSPKAAGRFFTFVLILGFFTILLFILLFQLVDDWVFSFFQKNASDLVHQYWLIISLAVILVYISIIEAYYKAQLNVIIPTFMREIFLKASSGILALLYFFDIISFEWFLKYIVISYAVSLVVLVVILLLKKQLHFNFSIFQLKKPFVKEMLKYMVFIMAGAVGSVIVFQIDQLMVTGFMGTSYNAIYVIAFFMGTVIEIPRRSISQMSDAIIANAFENERIDEVKKIYKQSSINQLILGGFVFILVVINLDNIYAIMPKGDDYIDGKLVAVVIGISKLILMAFGVNSEIIISSKYYKSNIYFVLILAALTVLFNAILIPEFGLIGAALATLFSIFLYNLMKMIFIYHKLHFQPFSIHTVSAIAITVISFVILNYIPQFEDGILNAIYLSVIASIIFGLLMLIFKPSKEIDTIIKPIKDKFKS from the coding sequence GTGGGAATAATCATTAAGCAAAGTGCATATGCTTCAGTCATCAATTATATAGGAGTTGCCATTGGGGCATTCACCACAATGATCGTGTTTCCGAAATTTCTTACTCAAGAAGAATTGGGATTATTTAGAGCCGTAATATCAATGGCTATTATTTTATCTCCATTTGCTCAATTAGGACTACCACGTAGTACTTTAAGGTATTTTCCTCGATTTAATACTAGTCCGAAAGCAGCAGGCAGGTTTTTTACTTTTGTACTAATATTAGGATTTTTCACTATTCTGTTATTTATTCTATTATTTCAATTAGTAGATGATTGGGTTTTCAGTTTTTTTCAAAAAAACGCTTCCGATTTAGTACATCAATATTGGTTGATTATTAGTTTAGCGGTTATTCTGGTTTATATATCTATAATAGAAGCCTATTATAAAGCCCAGTTAAATGTGATTATCCCCACTTTCATGAGAGAGATCTTTTTAAAAGCCTCTAGTGGTATTTTAGCTTTGCTTTACTTCTTCGACATAATTTCATTTGAATGGTTCCTCAAATATATTGTGATTTCTTATGCTGTAAGTCTAGTAGTTTTAGTTGTTATTTTGTTGTTAAAAAAACAATTGCATTTCAATTTTTCGATTTTTCAGCTTAAAAAACCTTTTGTAAAAGAAATGCTGAAATACATGGTTTTTATAATGGCTGGGGCTGTTGGATCAGTCATTGTATTTCAAATAGATCAACTCATGGTTACTGGTTTCATGGGGACTAGTTACAATGCAATTTATGTAATAGCTTTTTTCATGGGTACAGTAATTGAAATCCCGAGAAGAAGTATATCTCAAATGTCAGATGCTATAATTGCTAATGCTTTTGAAAATGAAAGAATCGATGAGGTGAAGAAAATTTATAAACAGAGTAGTATAAACCAGTTGATTCTCGGAGGTTTTGTATTCATACTTGTGGTAATCAATTTGGATAACATTTATGCCATCATGCCGAAAGGCGATGATTATATCGATGGGAAATTAGTTGCCGTAGTAATAGGAATTAGTAAGCTCATCTTGATGGCGTTTGGAGTAAATTCAGAAATCATTATTTCATCAAAATACTATAAAAGTAATATTTACTTTGTTCTAATTCTAGCGGCCTTAACTGTACTTTTTAATGCCATTTTAATACCTGAATTTGGTTTAATAGGTGCAGCATTAGCCACACTTTTTTCAATATTTTTATATAACCTGATGAAAATGATTTTTATCTATCATAAATTACATTTTCAGCCATTCTCAATTCATACAGTCAGTGCAATAGCCATAACTGTTATTAGTTTTGTAATCTTGAATTATATCCCTCAATTTGAAGATGGTATTCTAAATGCTATTTATTTAAGTGTAATCGCATCCATAATTTTTGGGTTATTGATGTTGATATTTAAACCTTCAAAAGAGATAGACACAATTATAAAACCAATTAAAGATAAGTTTAAGTCTTAA
- a CDS encoding hydroxymethylglutaryl-CoA lyase produces the protein METKNQNIKLIECPRDAMQGLHDFIPTDKKINYLNQLLKVGFDTIDAGSFVSPKAIPQMRDSAEVFDSINWQDSQSKLLAIIANQRGASDAVKFDHISYLGYPLSLSETFQQRNTKRSIATALEDLAQIQELSMAHSKTLVVYLSMGFGNPYGDPYDASFVQDFVEKLDKMNVKVISLSDTIGVSNPENISWIFNQLIPKYPHIEFGAHLHSNPATIWEKVEAAYTSGCRRFDGAIKGFGGCPMAKDDLVGNMVTEDMVAYFNKNNIELGLDQEAFAKAQELALEVFPS, from the coding sequence ATGGAAACGAAAAATCAAAATATTAAACTTATAGAATGTCCTAGAGATGCTATGCAAGGCCTGCATGACTTTATCCCTACGGATAAAAAAATAAATTATTTAAATCAATTACTAAAAGTAGGTTTTGATACCATTGATGCCGGAAGTTTTGTGTCTCCTAAAGCCATTCCTCAAATGCGTGACAGTGCTGAGGTATTTGATTCAATAAATTGGCAAGATTCTCAATCTAAATTATTGGCTATTATTGCCAATCAAAGAGGAGCATCTGATGCAGTGAAGTTTGATCATATTTCATACTTGGGTTATCCATTATCTCTTTCGGAAACATTTCAACAAAGAAATACTAAAAGGTCAATTGCAACAGCATTAGAAGATTTAGCCCAAATTCAGGAGCTATCTATGGCTCACTCTAAAACACTCGTTGTTTATTTGTCAATGGGTTTCGGTAATCCTTATGGCGATCCTTATGATGCTAGCTTTGTACAAGATTTTGTGGAAAAGCTGGATAAGATGAACGTTAAAGTGATTTCTTTATCTGACACAATAGGGGTTTCAAATCCAGAAAACATTTCGTGGATCTTTAATCAACTTATTCCTAAATATCCTCACATAGAATTCGGAGCTCATTTGCATAGTAATCCAGCTACAATATGGGAAAAGGTCGAAGCAGCTTATACTTCGGGCTGTCGCAGGTTTGATGGTGCAATAAAAGGATTTGGAGGATGCCCTATGGCTAAGGATGATTTAGTGGGGAATATGGTGACGGAAGATATGGTAGCCTACTTTAATAAGAACAATATTGAATTAGGATTAGATCAAGAGGCTTTTGCGAAAGCACAAGAGTTAGCTCTTGAGGTATTTCCTTCGTAA
- the coaD gene encoding pantetheine-phosphate adenylyltransferase produces the protein MSKRIAIFPGSFDPFTKGHHDIVQRGLKIFDEIIIAIGYNSKKQNRYFDIDLMIDKLEETFKSEPRVKVIVYNKLTSTLAKELNAGFLLRGLRNTTDFEYENSISQVNKYLNESLESVFLITSPEYAAISSTIIREVHKFKGEVNEFLPYKLD, from the coding sequence ATGTCTAAAAGAATAGCAATTTTCCCAGGATCATTTGATCCTTTTACTAAAGGTCATCATGATATTGTACAAAGAGGCTTAAAGATATTTGATGAGATAATAATTGCTATTGGCTACAATTCAAAAAAACAAAATCGATACTTCGATATCGATTTGATGATTGATAAACTTGAAGAAACTTTCAAATCAGAGCCAAGAGTTAAGGTTATCGTTTACAATAAACTTACTTCTACCCTAGCTAAAGAACTTAATGCAGGTTTTTTATTAAGAGGTTTGAGAAATACAACTGATTTTGAATATGAAAATAGTATATCGCAAGTTAACAAATATCTAAACGAGAGTTTAGAGTCTGTATTTTTAATTACATCTCCTGAATATGCAGCTATAAGCTCAACTATTATTAGGGAAGTACATAAATTCAAAGGCGAAGTAAATGAATTTTTGCCCTATAAATTAGATTAA